Proteins encoded within one genomic window of Gammaproteobacteria bacterium:
- a CDS encoding ACP S-malonyltransferase encodes MLACEQHILYAFPGQGSQYRGMGGDLFYEYATARKVYEKASGVLGYDVAELSFNDPEEQLNQTRFTQPALLTHSIACLEVFRDLTDDHLRPAMAAGHSVGEYSALVAAKVLSFESALRLVQKRGELMGTYGEGEMTAFPLDLDTIRPIAERYNCAVAACNLPDQTVIGGRGEDLASVEQDVQKRFARKRPVRLKTEGAFHTYYMVEAAQHFRSVLETAEFDLSEARVLSNFTGGYHESDPVDIRARLFFQLFNPVLWNSNLQMAFNDGIKMIIEFGGGIGAASDPEGKRPNLEGMTKKTLRASNHVALYLSAINSQSIRKTAGFVRGINNLLEEAHDDMPNPAALGTNGTAVDENWFHLFVPTQDGVVNENTANAVSRVNELGLSPAVQVIQQPSDENLECLERLVGEKCQTPTPYLEKVIGSETGAVLYYTGEEMEAELVELRQRLRAPGYRFREEF; translated from the coding sequence ATGCTTGCTTGCGAACAACACATCTTGTATGCCTTCCCGGGGCAGGGGTCGCAGTACAGGGGTATGGGCGGCGACCTCTTTTACGAATACGCTACCGCCAGAAAGGTATATGAGAAGGCTAGCGGCGTCCTTGGTTACGATGTTGCGGAGCTTTCCTTTAATGACCCAGAGGAACAGCTAAATCAGACTCGGTTTACACAACCTGCTTTGCTTACTCATTCCATTGCTTGCTTGGAGGTCTTCAGGGACTTGACCGATGATCACCTGAGGCCGGCTATGGCGGCAGGACACAGTGTCGGCGAGTACTCGGCACTTGTTGCGGCGAAGGTCCTCAGTTTCGAAAGCGCACTAAGACTTGTGCAGAAGCGTGGGGAGTTGATGGGCACCTATGGGGAAGGTGAGATGACCGCTTTCCCCTTAGATCTCGATACCATTCGACCTATTGCCGAGCGCTACAACTGCGCGGTTGCTGCCTGCAATCTACCCGATCAGACGGTCATTGGCGGTCGGGGTGAAGATCTGGCATCCGTGGAGCAGGACGTTCAAAAACGTTTTGCACGCAAGCGTCCAGTGCGTTTGAAGACCGAAGGCGCCTTCCACACCTATTATATGGTCGAGGCCGCGCAACATTTTCGATCGGTCCTGGAAACCGCCGAGTTTGATCTATCTGAAGCGCGGGTTTTATCCAATTTCACAGGCGGCTATCACGAATCCGATCCGGTAGACATCAGGGCACGTTTGTTCTTTCAGTTATTCAATCCAGTGCTATGGAATTCGAACCTTCAAATGGCATTCAATGATGGTATCAAAATGATCATTGAATTCGGTGGCGGGATCGGTGCCGCCAGTGATCCCGAAGGTAAGCGGCCGAACCTCGAAGGCATGACCAAGAAGACCCTGCGTGCCTCCAATCACGTAGCACTTTATCTGTCAGCGATTAATAGCCAATCCATCAGAAAGACGGCGGGTTTCGTGCGGGGTATTAATAACCTCCTGGAGGAGGCACACGATGACATGCCTAACCCAGCTGCTCTGGGGACTAACGGCACGGCCGTGGATGAAAATTGGTTTCATTTGTTTGTCCCAACTCAGGATGGAGTCGTAAACGAGAATACGGCAAATGCGGTCAGCCGTGTCAATGAACTGGGCCTAAGCCCTGCCGTGCAGGTCATTCAACAACCGAGCGATGAGAACTTGGAATGCCTGGAACGTCTCGTGGGTGAGAAATGTCAAACTCCGACTCCTTATCTGGAAAAGGTGATAGGGAGTGAAACGGGCGCAGTCCTGTACTACACGGGTGAGGAAATGGAGGCGGAACTCGTAGAGTTGCGACAGAGGCTACGGGCGCCAGGTTATCGGTTTCGTGAGGAGTTCTGA